A genomic window from Ananas comosus cultivar F153 linkage group 22, ASM154086v1, whole genome shotgun sequence includes:
- the LOC109727346 gene encoding 6-phosphogluconate dehydrogenase, decarboxylating 1-like: MATLTRIGLAGLAVMGQNLALNIAEKGFPISVYNRTTSKVDETVERAKQEGNLPVYGFHDPASFVKSIQKPRVVIILVKAGAPVDQTIETLSAHMEKGDCIIDGGNEWYENTERREKAVAELGLLYLGMGVSGGEEGARHGPSLMPGGSYEAYKYIEDILLKVAAQVPDSGPCVTFIGKGGAGNFVKMVHNGIEYGDMQLIAEAYEVLKSVGQLSNEELHRVFAEWNKGELLSFLIEITADIFSIKDDKGDGYLVDKVLDKTGMKGTGKWTVQQAAELSVAAPTIEASLDSRFLSGLKEERVAAAKVFRSGGFTDILSSQSVDKAKLIDDVRQALYASKICSYAQGMNILRTKSIEKGWDLNLGELARIWKGGCIIRAIFLDRIKKAYDRNPNLANLLVDPEFAQEIIDRQAAWRRVVCLAINAGVSTPGMSASLAYFDSYRRERLPANLVQAQRDYFGAHTYERTDIPGSFHTEWFKIARQLKN, translated from the exons ATGGCGACTCTTACGAGAATTGGGCTTGCGGGTCTTGCTGTAATGGGCCAGAATCTCGCCCTCAACATCGCCGAAAAGGGCTTTCCCATCTCTGTCTACAACCGAACCACTTCCAAGGTCGACGAAACCGTCGAGCGCGCCAAGCAAGAGGGGAACCTCCCGGTGTACGGCTTCCACGACCCCGCCTCCTTCGTGAAATCGATCCAAAAGCCCCGCGTCGTCATCATCCTCGTGAAGGCCGGAGCGCCTGTCGACCAAACAATCGAAACCCTGTCGGCGCACATGGAGAAGGGCGATTGTATTATTGACGGGGGTAACGAGTGGTATGAGAATACcgagaggagagaaaaagcaGTGGCCGAGCTCGGCCTTCTGTACCTCGGCATGGGGGTCTCGGGGGGCGAGGAGGGAGCAAGGCACGGCCCGTCGCTGATGCCAGGGGGGTCGTACGAAGCCTACAAGTACATCGAGGACATCCTACTCAAGGTGGCAGCGCAGGTTCCTGATAGCGGCCCCTGCGTCACGTTCATCGGTAAGGGCGGCGCTGGCAATTTCGTAAAGATGGTCCACAACGGGATTGAGTACGGCGACATGCAACTCATCGCCGAGGCTTACGAAGTGCTGAAATCGGTCGGGCAGCTTTCGAACGAGGAGTTGCACCGAGTGTTCGCGGAGTGGAACAAGGGCGAGCTCCTTAGTTTCTTGATCGAGATCACAGCCGACATCTTCTCGATTAAGGACGATAAGGGAGACGGATACTTGGTCGACAAAGTGTTGGACAAGACCGGGATGAAAGGGACCGGGAAGTGGACGGTTCAACAAGCCGCGGAGCTATCGGTGGCGGCCCCGACAATCGAAGCCTCTTTAGATTCGCGGTTTCTCAGCGGTTTGAAGGAGGAGAGGGTCGCGGCCGCGAAAGTATTCCGGTCGGGTGGATTTACCGATATCTTGAGCTCTCAATCTGTAGACAAAGCGAAGCTCATCGACGATGTGAGGCAAGCTCTATATGCGTCGAAGATATGTAGTTATGCTCAAGGAATGAACATTCTAAGAACCAAGAGCATAGAGAAAGGGTGGGATCTCAATTTGGGCGAGCTCGCGAGGATCTGGAAGG GCGGGTGCATTATCCGAGCCATCTTCTTGGATCGGATCAAGAAGGCGTACGACCGAAACCCGAACTTAGCGAACCTCCTCGTGGACCCGGAGTTCGCCCAGGAGATAATCGATCGGCAAGCTGCATGGCGGAGGGTCGTGTGTCTCGCAATCAACGCCGGGGTGAGCACGCCAGGTATGTCCGCCAGCTTGGCCTATTTCGACAGCTACAGAAGGGAGAGGCTCCCTGCGAACTTGGTTCAGGCTCAGCGAGACTACTTCGGGGCTCACACTTACGAGAGGACCGACATTCCCGGCTCTTTCCACACCGAGTGGTTTAAGATCGCGCGGCAATTGAAGAACTGA
- the LOC109727164 gene encoding MAG2-interacting protein 2: MAEAEAEAEVAAPGEVLYEIRRHASESLLSPNPSHHQTLGGSRRRGLLSYLSLQGVTSLKEKWNEYSRGRTPNRRMTSLFVSPDGEHVAVAAGNRIVILRKEDDYKVPCGVFINNDRLTIFTSGAWLEPQGILGAVDDLSTLYFIKANGDEIARRTRKQLKLPAPIIGLIGLDELKKFSFCGFCIFASDGSVHQFDVNQEPIGSAYLVPAATNNSTKSVQWPKSVACLDFDRDRSLVVLVGDSYVSSSSEDHSGVFSLYVLHMDASSEINLVAGSSACKGLFSSPKDHVTILSSPKVAISPHGQYVATLDLAGFVKIFKLNFEQYAISAHSSPEKYLTDIIDISWWANHILILANKSGSISMYNIVKNTRVSVNDSILCKPIIERVKCRQGFALIMESGLPKENISTTEHVDSNLLDNDVLSWSLLSFSEVSISEMYSVLINDNRYQEALEFASRYCLDTDEVFKGQWLYSNFGIYEIDSYLSKIKDLDFVLSECVNRVGSTEHALRALISFGLRITDQYKISDSDDINHSLAWDMRVYRLRLLQCRDILETFVGINMGRFSPEEYKKFRSVPLTETAIVLAGSGKVGALNLLFKRHPYTLSPNVLQILSSVPETVPVQSYSQLLPGNSPPPTVALRDGDWVECKKMVSFIEKLPSEFEKGHQLRTEIILKLSRGFIWPSDIELTEWYKKRARDIDNLSGQLDNSLSLVEIACRKGIGELQQFLEDISCLHWLIYSGHQDDDFSMSLAAWEQLPEYEKFKIMLKGVKEDTLAQRLRERAIPFMRNRADSEEESYMVRWLKDVASENQLAICLAVIENGCGDSPVDGMFKDHIEMVEAVVHCLYVCSSTDQWSTMESILLKLHETVRGRSAGLSEGFNSSCETQHLGTYKFPKIENSTVFSNQLDGELNIDMLEKRINVAEGHVEVGRMLAYYQVPKPMSFFLDAQSDEKSVKQLLRLILSKFGRRQPGRSDSDWATLWRDMQSFREKAFPFLDSEYMLTEFVRGLLKAGKFSLARNYLRGTSSVTLGSEKAEHLVIQAAREYFFSASSLSSNEIWKAKECLSLIPNSRNAQAESDIIDALTIRLPNLGVTLLPMQFKQIQNPMEIIKMAITSQTGAYLNVEELIEIAKLLGLRSNDDIASVEEAIAREAAVAGDLQLAFDLCLILTKKGHGLVWDLCAAIARGPHLDNMDTSSRKQLLGFALCHCDEESIGELLNAWKEFDVRDSFEKLMISTETNPPNFSVQNSSIIPLPVHSAQGIFDLRDSYSKSGKNDEDLFNVIKETLSKICTDLPYEEAKSWESLLEENKKLLSFAALELPWLLELCESEEFSKEKDISSAKFPSRKHCISTKMQAVNSIIYWLVGNGVTPKDDLIASLAKSIMESPVTEEDDVLGCSFLLNLMDPFNGVELIEEELKRRGGYQEMYSIMNVGMVYSSLNNAQKECHSPDQRRKLLLHKFHEKLASFASDDLHQIDKVQSTFWREWKAKLEEQKQLADQARALKQIIPGIEAARFLSGDIDYIKKVVLSFVDSVKLEKKHILKEAVKLADTYGLQRNEVLLRFFGCALVSEHWENRDILAEISDFREDIVRYASKVIDMIYSDVYPQIDGHNKRRLSYVYNLLSACYSRLKWTEDPEYMKYLNQGHSYIVEPFQYYKVLEQECQRASFIDGLNFKNVAGLDDLNFEHFNEEICKYIRESTVEALADIVQSLVNLYDDSQAKGLISKEGVSKHYILALLASLEGRNEARSTSINPDELQELIGEIEQTYDSCKKYIQALLETDISYIIGRYCTLCFPFNFSRSLPHEIAWKDSLVVLVGFWVKLVDDVTEKLSPFETNRLSRCLKSFKRSVINDEISVNQGWDTVSNYIKFGLINGLVPDISCFCKSMIFACCPFETIAEAYYGTEGHSDHKHFKTADSTNLLELYGSSADALLSGLIEGLNESNNLHNLLSSLSKFTGNYTEDLKIIRSKVWEKVSNFSEDMRLESQFRVYALQLLQCITGKNLKTLPPELTSQVEPWESWDEPFTSNDVTTERADAPSSITSTLVALKSTQLVAAISPHSEITPENLSTVESAVSCFLHFSESASSVEDLNVLQAVLEEWEQLFLNKEEDHDQTHESPKDLNNWSSDEWDEGWETLPEDLGSMVKKQDGPVSVHPLHSCWTEIMKRLVGLHELRTVVNLLDQSLSKPIILLDEDEAHSLYQIVVEVDCFMALKLLLLLPYEGLRFQCLQLVENKMREGTISNESNTKDYELLALILSSGIVGKIANEPAYRKVFSSICYLAGNLARICQNNLLVKSKGEKNREKGNDSLLFVMILLPYFVSELICGGQHLVAGAVVSRWMHTHTSLGLVDVVGASLRRYLDGLVVQVQREGDAELGLVGADNSFSSISFTVSRLRSKLVTLLQSALLALPDKSGK, encoded by the exons atggcggaggcggaggcggaggcggaggtggcggcgccCGGGGAGGTCCTCTATGAGATCCGCCGCCACGCCTCCGAATCCCTCCTCTCCCCCAATCCCTCTCACCACCAG ACGCTCGGAGGATCGAGACGACGAGGCTTGCTCTCCTATCTCTCCCTTCAAG GTGTAACGAGTCTTAAGGAGAAATGGAATGAGTATAGTCGGGGGAGAACGCCGAATAGGAGGATGACGTCGCTCTTCGTCTCTCCCGACGGCGAGCATGTCGCCGTGGCTGCAGGAAACCGGATTGTTATCTTGCGGAAGGAGGACGACTATAAGGTGCCATGCGGTGTCTTTATCA ATAATGACCGATTGACTATCTTTACAAGTGGAGCTTGGTTGGAACCTCAGGGAATTCTTGGTGCTGTCGATGACTTAAGTACCCTTTACTTTATCAAAGCAAACGGAGATGAAATAGCAAGGAGAACAAGGAAGCAGTTAAAGCTGCCTGCACCTATCATTGGCCTGATTGGGCTGGATGAATTAAAAAAGTTTTCTTT TTGTGGTTTCTGCATTTTTGCGAGTGATGGTTCAGTTCATCAGTTTGATGTGAATCAAGAGCCCATTGGAAGTGCCTATTTGGTTCCGGCTGCAACTAATAACTCAACAAAGAGTGTACAGTGGCCTAAAAGTGTGGCATGCCTCGACTTTGATCGAGATCGCTCTTTAGTTGTTTTAGTTGGTGATTCTTATGTTTCATCGAGCTCTGAAGACCATTCAG GAGttttctctctatatgtatTGCATATGGATGCAAGTTCAGAGATAAATCTTGTAGCTGGAAGCTCTGCATGTAAAGGCTTATTTTCTTCTCCAAAAGACCATGTAACCATCCTCTCATCtccgaaagtcgcaatatcacCACATGGCCAGTATGTGGCTACGCTCGATTTGGCTGGTTTTGTAAAGATCTTTAAGCTAAATTTTGAGCAGTATGCTATTTCTGCTCATTCGTCTCCTGAGAAATACTTGACTGATATTATTGACATCAGTTGGTGGGCAAATCACATTCTAATCTTGGCAAACAAGAGTGGTAGCATTAGTATGTACAATATTGTTAAGAACACGAGGGTTTCAGTAAATGATTCAATATTGTGTAAGCCAATTATCGAAAGAGTGAAGTGTCGCCAAGGATTTGCTTTGATCATGGAATCTGGGCTACCGAAGGAAAATATATCTACTACGGAGCATGTGGACAGCAATCTGTTAGATAATGATGTATTATCGTGGAGTTTATTATCATTTTCTGAGGTTTCTATCTCGGAAATGTATTCTGTTTTGATTAATGATAATAGGTACCAAGAGGCCTTGGAGTTTGCCTCTCGGTACTGCCTGGATACTGATGAAGTCTTCAAAGGGCAGTGGTTGTATTCTAACTTTGGGATTTATGAGATCGACTCCTATCtatcaaaaattaaagatttgGACTTTGTGTTGTCAGAATGTGTTAACAGAGTAGGATCTACTGAGCATGCTTTAAGGGCTTTGATTTCTTTTGGACTTCGTATTACGGACCAGTATAAAATTTCAGACTCAGATGACATTAACCATAGCTTAGCATGGGATATGCGAGTTTACAGGCTTCGGTTATTGCAGTGCAGAGACATTTTAGAGACATTTGTGGGGATTAACATGGGAAG GTTCTCCCCTGAAGAATACAAGAAGTTCCGCTCTGTACCCCTGACTGAAACTGCCATAGTTCTCGCTGGAAGTGGGAAAGTTGGTGCACTTAATCTACTCTTCAAGCGTCACCCCTACACTCTTTCTCCTAATGTTTTACAGATTCTTTCCTCTGTCCCTGAGACAGTCCCTGTTCAATCTTATAGCCAGTTGCTTCCTGGAAACTCTCCTCCTCCCACTGTTGCTTTAAGAGATGGGGATTGGGTTGAATGCAAAAAGATGGTTTCATTCATAGAAAAATTGCCTAGTGAATTTGAAAAAGGTCATCAACTTAGAACAGAAATTATATTGAAACTTTCCAGGGGCTTTATCTGGCCTTCAGATATTGAACTCACTGAATGGTACAAGAAGAGAGCAAGGGATATTGACAACTTAAGTGGGCAGTTGGACAACAGCCTGTCATTGGTGGAAATTGCATGTCGCAAGGGTATAGGAGAGTTGCAGCAGTTTCTTGAAGACATCTCATGCTTACATTGGCTAATCTATTCAGGCCATCAAGATGATGATTTTAGCATGAGTCTTGCTGCCTGGGAACAGCTGCCTGAGTATGAGAAGTTTAAAATTATGCTCAAAGGAGTCAAAGAAGACACGCTAGCTCAAAGGTTAAGGGAAAGGGCTATCCCATTTATGCGAAATCGGGCAGATAGTGAAGAAGAATCATACATGGTCAGGTGGTTGAAGGACGTTGCATCAGAAAATCAGCTAGCCATTTGTTTGGCAGTTATTGAAAATGGATGTGGGGATTCACCAGTGGATGGTATGTTTAAAGATCACATAGAAATGGTAGAAGCTGTAGTTCATTGTTTATATGTTTGTTCTTCAACAGATCAGTGGAGTACTATGGAATCTATTTTGTTAAAACTTCATGAAACTGTGAGGGGGAGATCAGCTGGTTTAAGCGAAGGTTTCAACTCTAGTTGTGAAACACAGCATCTTGGAACCTACAAATttccaaaaattgaaaattccACGGTATTTTCTAACCAGCTTGATGGTGAGCTAAACATTGATATGCTGGAGAAGAGGATAAACGTTGCAGAAGGCCATGTAGAAGTGGGAAGGATGCTGGCATATTATCAG GTTCCAAAACCAATGAGTTTCTTTCTTGATGCCCAATCAGACGAGAAGAGTGTGAAACAACTTCTTCGTCTCATTCTGTCAAAATTTGGCCGACGTCAGCCTGGCAGATCAGATAGTGATTGGGCTACCTTGTGGCGAGATATGCAATCTTTTCGGGAGAAAGCATTTCCTTTTCTTGATTCAGAATATATGTTGACAGAATTTGTAAGAGGACTTCTAAAAGCCGGTAAATTTTCACTTGCAAGGAACTACCTTAGAGGAACAAGTTCAGTTACTTTGGGTTCAGAGAAGGCTGAGCATCTTGTTATTCAAGCTGCAAGGGAGTATTTTTTCTCGGCTTCGAGCTTGTCTTCCAATGAA ATTTGGAAGGCTAAGGAGTGTTTAAGTCTTATTCCGAATAGCAGAAATGCTCAAGCAGAATCTGATATTATCGATGCTCTCACAATCAGACTTCCTAATTTGGGGGTGACTCTCCTCCCTATGCAATTTAAACAAATACAAAACCCCATGGAAATCATCAAGATGGCTATCACAAGCCAAACTGGCGCATATCTCAATGTAGAGGAGCTTATCGAAATAGCCAAGCTTCTCGGATTGAGATCAAACGATGATATAGCTTCTGTAGAAGAAGCCATTGCGAGAGAAGCCGCAGTTGCTGGTGATCTCCAATTGGCTTTTGATCTGTGTCTAATTTTAACAAAGAAAGGCCATGGACTCGTTTGGGATTTATGTGCTGCAATTGCTAGGGGACCACACCTTGACAATATGGACACCAGTTCAAGGAAGCAACTTTTGGGGTTTGCTTTGTGCCACTGCGATGAGGAATCAATTGGGGAGTTATTAAATGCTTGGAAAGAGTTTGATGTTCGTGATAGCTTTGAGAAGTTGATGATTTCAACTGAAACAAACCCTCCGAATTTCTCTGTTCAGAACTCTTCAATTATTCCCCTTCCTGTTCATAGTGCTCAAGGTATATTTGACCTAAGAGATAGTTATTCCAAGAGTGGGAAGAATGATGAAGATCTCTTTAACGTCATAAAGGAAACACTTTCCAAAATTTGCACGGACTTACCGTATGAAGAAGCGAAGAGTTGGGAGTCTCTTTTGGAAGAAAATAAGAAGCTTTTGTCCTTTGCTGCATTAGAACTTCCTTGGCTTCTAGAGTTGTGTGAGAGCGAAGAATTCAGTAAGGAAAAAGATATTTCTAGTGCCAAGTTTCCCTCTAGGAAACATTGCATTTCAACAAAAATGCAAGCTGTAAATAGTATCATTTACTGGTTGGTCGGAAATGGTGTTACCCCAAAGGATGATCTGATTGCATCTCTTGCAAAGTCTATAATGGAATCACCTGTCACTGAAGAGGACGATGTTCTTGGGTGCTCATTTCTGCTGAATCTCATGGATCCTTTCAATGGCGTCGAACTAATAGAGGAGGAGCTCAAAAGAAGAGGAGGCTATCAAGAAATGTACAGCATCATGAATGTAGGGATGGTGTATAGTTCGCTGAATAATGCTCAGAAGGAATGCCATAGTCCTGATCAGAGGAGGAAACTTTTACTCCACAAATTTCATGAGAAACTTGCTTCGTTTGCTTCAG ATGACTTGCACCAGATCGACAAGGTGCAAAGTACTTTCTGGAGAGAGTGGAAAGCAAAACTGGAGGAACAGAAACAGCTTGCTGATCAAGCAAGAGCACTCAAGCAAATAATACCTGGAATAGAAGCTGCTCGTTTTCTATCCGGGGACATCGATTATATTAAGAAGGTTGTTTTGTCCTTTGTCGACTCAGTCAAGCTGGAGAAGAAACACATTCTCAAGGAAGCTGTGAAGCTAGCAGATACCTATGGCTTGCAACGAAATGAG GTTTTGCTGCGGTTTTTTGGTTGTGCCCTAGTTTCTGAACACTGGGAAAATCGCGATATTCTGGCCGAAATCTCAGATTTCAGAGAGGACATAGTTAGATATGCTAGTAAGGTCATCGACATGATCTATTCAGATGTCTATCCGCAAATTGATGGGCATAACAAGCGACGGCTTTCCTATGTTTACAACCTCCTCTCAGCTTGTTACTCACGTTTAAAGTGGACAGAAGACCCAGAATATATGAAATATCTCAATCAAGGACATTCTTACATCGTAGAGCCGTTTCAGTATTACAAAGTTCTGGAACAAGAATGCCAAAGAGCCTCTTTTATTGATggattaaactttaaaaatgtTGCTGGCTTAGATGATTTGAATTTTGAGCATTTTAATGAagaaatttgtaaatatatccGTGAATCTACTGTGGAAGCCCTTGCAGATATTGTCCAATCTCTGGTTAATCTCTATGATGATTCGCAAGCCAAGGGTCTTATATCAAAAGAGGGTGTTTCTAAACATTACATTTTAGCATTGTTGGCTTCTTTAGAAGGCCGAAACGAAGCGCGGTCAACTAGTATAAATCCCGATGAATTGCAAGAATTGATAGGAGAAATTGAGCAAACCTATGACAGTTGCAAGAAATATATTCAAGCCCTTCTGGAAACAGATATTTCGTATATTATCGGGAGATACTGCACCCTATGTTTTCCGTTCAATTTCTCACGGAGCCTACCACATGAAATCGCATGGAAGGACTCTTTGGTTGTTCTAGTGGGATTTTGGGTAAAGCTTGTTGATGATGTCACTGAGAAACTAAGCCCTTTCGAGACAAACCGGTTGTCCCGATGTCTGAAATCGTTTAAAAGATCGGTGATTAATGATGAGATCTCAGTAAACCAAGGTTGGGATACCGTCTCCAATTACATCAAATTTGGCCTAATTAATGGCTTGGTTCCAGATATTTCATGTTTTTGCAAATCCATGATTTTTGCGTGTTGTCCTTTCGAAACAATAGCTGAAGCGTATTACGGAACAGAAGGGCATTCAGACCACAAACATTTCAAAACTGCTGATTCTACGAATCTTTTAGAGCTCTATGGCAGTTCAGCGGACGCGTTGCTATCGGGTCTAATCGAGGGCTTGAATGAGAGCAATAATTTGCATAATCTATTGTCATCTTTGAGCAAATTTACGGGAAACTATACTGAAGATCTTAAAATCATCAGATCTAAAGTTTGGGAGAAGGTGAGTAACTTCTCCGAGGACATGCGTTTAGAGAGCCAATTTAGGGTTTATGCTCTGCAATTGTTGCAATGTATAACAGGGAAAAACCTGAAAACCCTACCGCCCGAACTTACTTCACAAGTTGAACCGTGGGAATCGTGGGATGAGCCTTTCACGAGTAATGATGTCACTACTGAGAGAGCTGATGCTCCTAGCAGTATCACGAGTACCCTAGTTGCCCTAAAATCAACTCAGTTGGTCGCCGCAATTTCTCCTCATAGCGAAATAACCCCCGAGAATTTGTCAACTGTTGAATCAGCAGTTTCCTGCTTCTTGCACTTCTCGGAAAGTGCTTCTTCTGTAGAGGATCTCAATGTTTTGCAAGCTGTTTTAGAAGAATGGGAGCAGTTATTCTTGaacaaagaagaagatcatGATCAGACCCATGAATCACCGAAAGACTTAAACAACTGGAGCAGCGATGAGTGGGATGAAGGCTGGGAAACCCTTCCAGAAGATTTGGGAAGCATGGTTAAAAAGCAAGATGGTCCTGTTTCTGTACATCCCCTCCACAGTTGCTGGACGGAGATAATGAAAAGACTCGTGGGGCTTCATGAGCTACGAACTGTAGTAAATCTGCTCGATCAATCATTATCGAAACCCATAATACTATTGGACGAAGATGAAGCACACTCCTTGTATCAAATTGTGGTTGAAGTGGACTGCTTCATGGCTCTGAAACTATTACTGCTTCTCCCATACGAAGGGCTCCGGTTTCAGTGTTTACAGTTAGTTGAGAATAAAATGAGAGAAGGAACCATTTCCAAcgaatcaaatacaaaagattaCGAGCTTTTAGCGCTTATATTATCGTCAGGAATTGTCGGTAAAATTGCTAATGAACCAGCCTATCGCAAGGTATTCTCCTCTATATGCTATTTAGCCGGCAATCTCGCTAGGATTTGCCAGAACAATCTGCTCGTGAAATCGAAGGGGGAGAAAAACCGAGAAAAGGGGAACGATTCATTACTATTTGTGATGATTCTATTGCCTTATTTTGTATCGGAATTGATCTGCGGAGGGCAACATCTAGTAGCCGGGGCTGTTGTTTCGAGGTGGATGCACACGCATACATCGCTCGGACTCGTAGATGTAGTCGGGGCGAGTCTGAGAAGGTATTTGGATGGACTGGTTGTCCAGGTACAGCGAGAAGGAGATGCGGAGCTTGGTCTTGTCGGGGCAGATAATTCATTCTCTTCCATAAGTTTTACAGTTTCCAGGTTGCGGAGTAAATTGGTAACTCTGTTGCAATCTGCCTTGTTAGCCCTTCCCGATAAAAGTGGAAAATAA
- the LOC109727692 gene encoding DNA-directed RNA polymerases II, IV and V subunit 8B-like: MVELLFEDIFVLMRLDPDGKKFDKVSRIEARSEQFDMFMQLDINTEIYPMHVGDKFTMVLAPTLNLDGTPDSGYFVQGNRKSLADKFEYVMHGKLYKISEDSSSGKNAKVEIYASFGGLLMMLKGDPSNAANFELDQRIFLLIRKV; encoded by the exons ATGGTCGAGCTTCTTTTCGAGGACATCTTCGTTCTGATGAGATTGGATCCGGATGGGAAAAAGTTCGATAAAG TTTCACGCATCGAAGCGCGGAGCGAGCAGTTTGATATGTTCATGCAACTAGATATTAACACGGAGATTTATCCGATGCATGTTGGTGATAAATTTACTATGGTCTTGGCTCCAACTTTAAATCTGGATGGAACTCCCGACAGTGGCTACTTTGTGCAA ggAAATAGAAAGTCTCTTGCAGACAAATTTGAGTATGTTATGCACGGGAAGTTGTATAAGATCTCTGAAGATAGTTCCAGTGGGAAAAATGCAAAAGT ggaGATATATGCATCATTTGGGGGCCTCCTGATGATGTTAAAAGGCGATCCTTCTAATGCGGCAAATTTCGAGCTGGATCAGAGGATCTTTTTGCTAATCAGGAAAGTGTGA